Proteins encoded together in one uncultured Desulfobacter sp. window:
- a CDS encoding type II toxin-antitoxin system PemK/MazF family toxin yields MVIRKGSVYWVNFSPAKGSEPMGKRPGLVLQNDLLNDSKLNTVIVAAITSTLKFGELPGNVSLHKGEANLPKRSVINMTQIKTVDKLSLKEKIGTLSKERLAQVYEGMKLVMDIP; encoded by the coding sequence ATGGTAATCCGAAAAGGCTCTGTTTATTGGGTAAATTTCTCTCCGGCCAAGGGATCTGAACCCATGGGTAAACGCCCTGGGCTTGTGCTGCAAAATGACTTGCTGAACGACAGCAAATTGAATACCGTTATCGTAGCAGCAATCACCTCTACTTTAAAATTTGGTGAATTGCCGGGCAACGTGAGTCTTCACAAAGGCGAGGCCAATTTACCCAAACGCTCTGTAATCAATATGACACAGATAAAAACGGTGGACAAACTCAGCTTGAAGGAAAAAATCGGAACTCTTTCAAAAGAAAGACTTGCCCAGGTTTACGAAGGCATGAAACTTGTTATGGATATTCCTTAG
- a CDS encoding ribbon-helix-helix protein, CopG family — protein sequence MHTQKIAITMPKDLVATINEISKKKGLSRSKFISAVLKEKIISEKKKQVRDAYDRIYSDELIQKEQLNWTRWFEEVDAEEGQEW from the coding sequence ATGCATACTCAAAAGATAGCCATTACCATGCCAAAAGATTTAGTGGCAACTATTAACGAAATCAGCAAAAAAAAAGGACTCTCTAGAAGCAAATTTATTTCTGCGGTTCTAAAAGAAAAAATTATATCAGAAAAAAAAAAGCAGGTCCGAGATGCATATGACCGGATTTATTCAGATGAATTGATCCAAAAAGAACAGCTTAATTGGACCCGTTGGTTTGAGGAGGTTGATGCCGAAGAGGGGCAGGAATGGTAA
- a CDS encoding transposase, whose protein sequence is MWETDTKSTTQNHRTICVPFSQDAYNDIVQNPDKFRNCLDEKIKLFPELFPADIFQEGYLMKDIYHSKKMSIPIRRIEMAGIAYTVRPSFVTPYLTGLVDEVEKALFMRKFNVPFWALSHIFGKNPMYWYRIEQSLGRNSIVGTTVRQSGDIPQHLAADEKHTRILGEKTYVATTVGNGCILGVSVAQNAGKQALTEAYQFYRDEAQCLQPEYSPETVNMDGWKATRQAWKSLFPSVAIVCCFLHVFIKIRDRAKKKYRDIFDETASKLWDCYRAESKISFSQRIRRLIEWCKKQDTPNVISDPIKKLRENIVSYRNAYDHPKAHRTSNMIDRLMQRMDRHLFSTQYFHGSMDAAQLSIRGWALIHNFAPYNPETVKRHNGFKSPAERLNHFKYHDNWLHNLYISASLGGYRSPPQNPI, encoded by the coding sequence ATGTGGGAAACAGATACAAAATCCACAACCCAAAACCATAGAACCATATGTGTGCCCTTTTCTCAAGATGCTTATAACGACATTGTTCAAAATCCTGATAAATTTCGGAACTGTCTCGATGAAAAAATTAAGCTTTTCCCGGAACTATTTCCAGCTGATATTTTCCAAGAAGGATATCTAATGAAAGATATCTATCACTCAAAAAAAATGTCGATTCCTATTAGGCGAATCGAGATGGCCGGCATTGCTTATACAGTGCGCCCTTCCTTTGTGACGCCCTATCTTACTGGTTTGGTTGACGAGGTTGAAAAAGCCCTTTTCATGCGAAAATTCAATGTGCCCTTCTGGGCACTGAGCCACATTTTCGGTAAAAATCCAATGTATTGGTACCGGATTGAACAGTCACTTGGTCGCAATAGTATTGTTGGAACAACCGTCCGGCAATCAGGCGACATTCCCCAACATCTTGCGGCGGATGAGAAGCACACCCGGATTCTGGGAGAAAAAACGTATGTGGCAACAACTGTTGGAAATGGCTGTATTCTTGGAGTTTCTGTTGCTCAAAATGCTGGAAAGCAAGCCTTGACCGAAGCATATCAATTTTATCGGGATGAGGCCCAATGCCTACAGCCTGAATATTCGCCGGAGACTGTCAATATGGATGGATGGAAAGCTACCCGGCAGGCATGGAAAAGCCTTTTTCCATCGGTAGCCATCGTTTGTTGTTTTCTGCATGTATTCATAAAAATTCGTGATCGGGCGAAGAAAAAATACAGAGACATTTTTGATGAAACAGCATCAAAGCTATGGGATTGTTATCGGGCTGAAAGCAAAATATCATTTTCACAGCGAATCAGAAGGTTGATCGAATGGTGCAAAAAGCAAGATACCCCGAATGTTATATCAGACCCCATAAAAAAATTACGGGAAAATATTGTTTCATACAGAAATGCCTATGACCATCCCAAGGCACACAGAACGAGTAATATGATTGACAGATTGATGCAAAGAATGGATCGTCACCTGTTCAGCACTCAGTATTTTCATGGATCAATGGATGCAGCGCAACTGAGTATTCGAGGATGGGCACTTATTCATAATTTTGCTCCTTACAACCCAGAGACAGTCAAAAGGCATAACGGCTTCAAAAGCCCAGCTGAAAGGCTGAATCATTTTAAATATCACGACAACTGGTTGCACAACCTTTACATTTCGGCTTCTTTGGGGGGGTATCGAAGCCCTCCCCAAAATCCGATATAA
- a CDS encoding Arc family DNA-binding protein has product MASITLKNIPDPTYEILKQLASQNHRSINSEVIFLIEKATKSTKIDAKQHLVVARELREKTKDYVLDDTLLNQIRNEGRL; this is encoded by the coding sequence ATGGCAAGCATCACATTAAAAAATATACCTGATCCAACCTATGAAATATTAAAACAACTTGCTTCACAAAATCATAGAAGTATCAATAGTGAGGTGATTTTTTTGATAGAAAAAGCCACAAAAAGCACAAAAATTGATGCAAAACAGCATTTGGTAGTTGCAAGGGAACTTCGTGAAAAAACAAAGGATTATGTACTTGATGACACGCTGTTAAATCAAATTCGTAACGAAGGCAGGCTATGA
- a CDS encoding nucleotidyl transferase AbiEii/AbiGii toxin family protein, with translation MNFELVFKQVIQPFEEEGIQYGLIGGFALGVMGILRSTIDIDFLILVDDLEKAEKVLSSAMYSCIYKTENISQYSSSIKTLGHIDIIHAFRHLSREMLTRVQSFTVFDQYSVKVLSPEDIIGLKVQAIANEPSRHAADFQDMRLLLKYKKMNQQNVDWELLKDYFDLFNKQNLLVQLRNEFS, from the coding sequence ATGAATTTTGAACTGGTCTTTAAGCAGGTCATTCAACCTTTTGAAGAAGAAGGCATCCAATATGGTCTCATTGGAGGATTTGCACTTGGTGTCATGGGCATTCTCCGTTCGACCATAGATATTGACTTCTTGATCCTGGTCGATGATCTTGAAAAAGCAGAGAAGGTTCTATCTTCTGCCATGTATTCATGCATTTATAAAACCGAAAATATTTCACAATATTCCTCCAGCATTAAAACGTTGGGTCATATCGATATCATTCATGCGTTCAGGCACCTTTCCAGAGAGATGCTTACCCGGGTACAAAGTTTTACGGTTTTTGATCAATATTCGGTAAAAGTACTTTCTCCTGAAGATATTATCGGCCTGAAAGTCCAAGCGATCGCAAATGAGCCGTCGCGCCACGCTGCCGATTTTCAGGATATGCGTCTGCTTCTGAAGTACAAAAAGATGAACCAACAAAATGTTGACTGGGAACTTCTTAAAGACTATTTTGACCTTTTCAATAAACAGAACCTGTTGGTTCAGCTTAGGAATGAGTTTTCATGA
- a CDS encoding AAA family ATPase, producing the protein MKKLPIGLSTFSEIINGNAYYVDKSQYVQHLCDSGKYYFLSRPRRFGKSLFVDTLKCAFEGQKVLFKRLCLEKKLGLGRDSSRYFN; encoded by the coding sequence ATGAAAAAACTCCCCATAGGCCTCTCAACGTTTTCTGAAATAATTAACGGAAACGCCTATTATGTGGACAAAAGCCAATATGTCCAGCATCTGTGTGATTCCGGGAAATACTATTTCTTATCCCGCCCTCGCCGGTTCGGCAAAAGTCTTTTTGTCGATACCTTAAAATGCGCGTTTGAAGGGCAAAAAGTGTTGTTTAAAAGGCTTTGTCTTGAAAAAAAACTGGGACTGGGAAGAGACTCATCCCGTTATTTCAATTAG
- the rfbB gene encoding dTDP-glucose 4,6-dehydratase yields MKNLLVTGGAGFIGTNFVYYWLGKYSEDHIVVLDALTYAGNKDNLTEAEKNPKFEFVHGNILDQPLVEALLENHNIDTIVHFAAESHVDRSIHGPDEFINTNIVGTHTLLKAAKKIWLDAGKESHRFHHISTDEVYGTLGSNDPAFTESTPYAPNSPYAASKASSDHLVRAYHETYGLNTTISNCSNNYGPFQFPEKLIPLVIINILFNKSLPIYGDGRQIRDWLYVDDHNRGVDLILEKGVSGQTYNIGGTNEWANIDIVHLICDLLLEQFSNDKSLAERFSASPAAQATDPKILITHVKDRLGHDRRYAINAQKIKNDLGFLPDESFETGIRKTLTWFLNHQPWWNNLLSDSYKKWIATNYSEPI; encoded by the coding sequence ATGAAAAACCTTCTTGTTACAGGTGGGGCCGGTTTTATCGGCACCAACTTCGTATATTACTGGCTTGGCAAATACTCAGAAGACCATATCGTGGTTCTGGATGCCCTCACTTATGCCGGCAATAAGGACAACCTGACAGAAGCGGAAAAGAACCCCAAATTTGAATTTGTTCACGGCAATATTTTAGATCAGCCACTGGTAGAGGCCCTGCTGGAAAATCACAATATCGACACAATTGTCCATTTTGCAGCAGAATCCCACGTCGACAGATCTATCCACGGCCCGGATGAATTCATTAACACAAACATTGTCGGCACCCACACCCTGCTCAAAGCCGCTAAAAAGATTTGGTTGGACGCCGGCAAGGAATCCCACAGATTTCATCATATATCAACAGACGAGGTGTATGGCACATTAGGCTCCAACGATCCTGCCTTTACGGAATCAACACCCTATGCGCCCAATTCCCCCTATGCTGCCAGCAAGGCATCTTCCGACCATTTGGTTCGGGCATACCACGAGACCTACGGGCTCAACACCACAATCAGTAATTGCTCCAACAACTACGGACCTTTTCAGTTCCCTGAAAAATTGATCCCCCTTGTGATTATTAATATCCTGTTTAATAAATCCCTGCCGATATATGGTGACGGCAGGCAAATCCGTGACTGGCTTTACGTAGACGACCACAACCGGGGTGTGGACTTGATATTGGAAAAGGGCGTATCCGGTCAGACATATAATATCGGCGGCACCAATGAATGGGCAAATATTGATATAGTTCATCTGATTTGCGACTTGCTCCTGGAGCAGTTTTCCAACGATAAGAGCCTTGCTGAACGATTTTCCGCCTCTCCGGCAGCACAGGCAACGGATCCGAAAATTTTGATTACCCACGTGAAAGACAGGTTAGGGCATGACCGGCGGTATGCGATCAATGCCCAAAAGATCAAGAATGATCTTGGTTTTTTACCCGACGAATCCTTTGAAACCGGTATCCGCAAAACCCTTACCTGGTTCCTGAACCATCAACCATGGTGGAATAACCTGCTGAGCGATTCCTATAAAAAGTGGATTGCGACAAACTATTCTGAACCGATCTGA
- the rfbD gene encoding dTDP-4-dehydrorhamnose reductase has protein sequence MKIMLFGANGQLGWELGRTCPAGINLFAYDYPEIDLMDFDRIAAFIRNNHPDVLINAAAYTAVDKAEQDQETADRLNHGAVRQISDICSAEKIHLVHISTDFIFNGMSHKPYLPQDKPDPVSIYGVTKLKGELAVRAILDNDATILRTAWLYSAHGSNFVKSMLKFMETKPELDVIDEQIGTPTWANGLATAIWSAIDKKLTGTHHFTDAGVASWYDFAVAIQEEALNLNLIQKEIPINPIQASQYPTPAERPFYSVLDKISLWQALDIKPIHWRKQLRSMLKELK, from the coding sequence ATGAAAATCATGCTCTTTGGTGCCAACGGCCAACTGGGGTGGGAATTGGGTAGAACCTGTCCGGCAGGTATCAATCTCTTTGCCTATGACTACCCCGAAATTGATTTGATGGATTTTGACCGAATTGCAGCTTTTATCCGCAACAATCATCCGGATGTTCTCATCAACGCGGCCGCCTACACGGCAGTGGACAAAGCAGAGCAGGATCAGGAAACTGCAGACAGGCTCAATCACGGTGCCGTCAGGCAGATTTCCGATATATGCAGTGCAGAAAAGATCCACCTGGTCCATATCTCTACAGATTTTATATTTAACGGAATGAGTCACAAACCCTATCTCCCCCAGGACAAACCGGATCCGGTATCGATCTACGGTGTAACCAAACTCAAAGGAGAACTGGCCGTCCGGGCAATCCTTGATAATGATGCCACCATTTTAAGAACCGCTTGGCTCTATTCCGCCCACGGCAGCAATTTTGTCAAAAGCATGCTTAAATTCATGGAGACAAAGCCCGAACTGGATGTCATTGATGAACAGATCGGCACACCCACCTGGGCCAACGGTCTGGCTACGGCCATATGGAGCGCAATTGATAAAAAATTGACCGGCACGCACCATTTCACTGATGCCGGTGTAGCCTCCTGGTATGACTTTGCCGTCGCCATCCAGGAAGAAGCCCTGAACCTGAATCTCATCCAAAAGGAAATCCCCATAAACCCCATCCAGGCCAGCCAGTATCCAACTCCTGCCGAGCGCCCTTTTTACAGCGTTTTGGATAAAATATCCCTCTGGCAGGCTTTGGATATAAAGCCGATCCACTGGCGCAAACAGCTTAGATCCATGCTCAAGGAACTCAAATGA
- the rfbC gene encoding dTDP-4-dehydrorhamnose 3,5-epimerase, producing MKYIPLSIPDVVLLAPHVFGDHRGFFLETFRQNDFDMHVGKFTFVQDNHSKSTKGILRGLHYQIQQPQGKLVRVTYGEVFDVAVDIRKSSPWFGKWVGHTLSADNKAMLWIPPGFAHGFYVLSDEAEFSYKCTDYYSPKYERSILWNDPDIDIAWPLETAPVLSDKDEQGKTLASAEVFT from the coding sequence ATGAAATACATTCCCTTATCGATTCCTGATGTTGTATTGTTGGCGCCCCATGTGTTTGGAGACCACAGAGGGTTTTTCCTTGAGACCTTTCGCCAAAATGATTTTGATATGCATGTCGGTAAATTCACGTTTGTACAGGACAACCACAGCAAATCCACAAAAGGGATCTTAAGAGGTCTTCACTATCAAATTCAGCAGCCCCAGGGCAAACTGGTGCGTGTCACATACGGAGAAGTTTTTGATGTGGCTGTGGATATCCGCAAATCTTCCCCCTGGTTCGGCAAGTGGGTAGGGCATACACTTTCTGCAGATAATAAAGCCATGCTCTGGATTCCCCCGGGCTTTGCCCATGGTTTTTACGTATTAAGCGATGAAGCTGAATTCTCATACAAATGCACAGACTATTACAGCCCGAAATACGAACGCAGTATCCTGTGGAATGACCCGGATATTGACATCGCGTGGCCCCTTGAAACGGCCCCTGTGCTTTCTGACAAAGATGAACAGGGCAAAACGCTTGCGTCCGCAGAGGTGTTTACATGA
- the rfbA gene encoding glucose-1-phosphate thymidylyltransferase RfbA, whose amino-acid sequence MRKGIILAGGSGTRLYPLTYSVSKQLMPVYDKPMIYYPLSTLMLSGIKEILVITTPKDLDNFKGLLGNGAQWGLSIDYAVQPSPDGLAQAFIIGETFIQNDPVTLILGDNIFYGEGLSTRLQTIAKEEQGATIFGYYVKDPKRYGVAAFDNSGKVTSLEEKPENPKSNYAVTGLYFYDNDVINIAKQITPSARGELEITDVNKAYLDRGNLTVELFSRGTAWLDTGTHESLMDAGQFIKVVEDRQGLKIACLEEIAFRMGLIDENRLEQLACPMKKNEYGKYLLNLLRK is encoded by the coding sequence ATGCGTAAAGGAATCATTCTGGCCGGCGGATCAGGCACCCGTCTCTACCCCTTGACTTATTCTGTCAGCAAACAACTCATGCCTGTTTATGACAAGCCCATGATCTATTATCCCTTGTCAACGCTCATGCTTTCAGGGATAAAAGAGATTCTTGTCATTACCACCCCTAAAGATTTGGACAATTTTAAAGGTCTGCTCGGCAACGGCGCCCAGTGGGGGCTGTCCATAGACTATGCTGTCCAGCCATCCCCGGATGGGCTGGCCCAGGCCTTTATCATCGGGGAAACGTTTATACAAAATGATCCTGTAACCCTGATCCTGGGTGATAATATTTTTTACGGAGAAGGTCTTTCAACTCGTTTGCAGACCATTGCAAAAGAGGAACAGGGCGCCACCATTTTCGGCTATTATGTTAAAGACCCTAAACGCTACGGTGTTGCAGCGTTTGATAACAGCGGTAAGGTTACAAGCCTGGAAGAAAAGCCAGAAAATCCAAAATCAAATTATGCCGTAACCGGGTTATATTTTTATGACAACGATGTAATTAATATTGCCAAACAAATCACGCCGTCAGCTCGTGGAGAACTTGAAATTACCGATGTCAATAAAGCCTATCTCGACCGGGGGAACCTGACGGTTGAGCTGTTCAGCCGTGGCACAGCCTGGCTTGATACCGGTACCCATGAGTCCCTAATGGATGCCGGACAATTTATAAAAGTAGTTGAAGACCGCCAGGGACTCAAAATTGCCTGTCTTGAAGAAATTGCATTTAGAATGGGGTTGATAGATGAAAACCGGTTGGAACAGCTTGCTTGCCCCATGAAAAAAAACGAATATGGCAAATATCTACTTAATCTTTTAAGAAAATAA
- a CDS encoding PEP-CTERM sorting domain-containing protein produces the protein MLLRKKIRPFFLAILFVTALACTANASILEYSNTFSLDGSDATVLFTIDTTQGTATDPSMHNGLDAVVNGYNAYDSFFTISVTIGGTTYSNDVFSWTSAYPSVTVNSDLSINAIDYWVSDGTDVFVIETAVTGTTLSALAYSDFDRNNDGTVDSNDFDMDNDGDIDSDAIGSIIQDESWASSTIDQGDWTTSEVPEPATLSLFGLGLFGWAWVIRRRALK, from the coding sequence ATGTTATTAAGAAAAAAGATTAGGCCGTTTTTTTTAGCCATACTTTTTGTTACGGCATTGGCGTGTACGGCCAACGCCTCCATACTTGAATATTCGAACACTTTTAGTTTGGATGGCAGCGATGCTACTGTTTTATTCACTATTGATACCACTCAGGGTACTGCCACTGATCCCAGCATGCACAACGGTTTAGATGCTGTTGTAAATGGTTATAACGCTTATGACTCGTTTTTTACGATTTCTGTGACAATAGGCGGAACAACCTATTCCAATGACGTATTTTCCTGGACATCAGCCTATCCATCAGTCACCGTGAATTCTGATTTGAGCATTAATGCGATTGATTATTGGGTTTCCGATGGAACTGACGTATTTGTCATTGAAACTGCTGTAACTGGTACTACGCTGTCAGCCCTTGCCTATTCTGACTTTGATAGGAACAACGATGGCACTGTTGACAGTAACGATTTTGATATGGACAATGATGGCGACATTGACTCAGACGCTATTGGCTCTATTATACAAGACGAATCCTGGGCCAGCTCTACCATAGATCAAGGGGACTGGACAACCAGCGAAGTCCCCGAACCCGCCACCTTAAGCCTTTTTGGCCTTGGCCTTTTTGGTTGGGCCTGGGTTATCAGAAGAAGAGCCCTTAAGTAA
- a CDS encoding radical SAM protein, with amino-acid sequence MCNAEGSLSIADLELWKRAKKQRALLSIVMDLTARCNNNCIHCYINREAGDQQAIEKELSLAQIKNLTDQAVKMDVLWVLLSGGEPLLRPDFPEIYTYIRTRGVFVSLFTNASLISADHIDLFKKYPPRQIEVSVYATTADIHRKVTRKNTFESTMKGIDRLLSAGLPVTLKSTIIKANLPDFDGIADFCRSKSKQPFRFDPFLQLRADKNPERNVEILAQRLTPAQIVTLEKKDPDRRNALEQTCQNLLDQPRINPDTLFRCQAGINTCAISWDGRFQLCPSLVNPDCSLDLRTNTLAYAWNHFTPGIITLSSTGSQYKATCGACDLHDICSWCPAHADIETNRLDGHIPYFCDVAKARQKT; translated from the coding sequence ATGTGTAATGCTGAAGGAAGCCTGTCCATTGCGGACCTCGAACTGTGGAAGCGGGCAAAAAAGCAAAGAGCTCTTCTCTCCATTGTTATGGATTTGACTGCCCGGTGCAATAATAACTGTATCCACTGCTACATCAATCGTGAGGCCGGTGACCAACAAGCCATAGAAAAAGAGTTAAGCCTGGCTCAGATCAAAAATTTGACAGACCAGGCTGTAAAAATGGATGTGCTCTGGGTGCTTTTAAGTGGCGGCGAACCTTTGCTTCGGCCTGATTTCCCGGAAATCTATACTTATATCAGGACCCGGGGGGTTTTTGTCTCTCTTTTCACCAATGCGTCCCTGATATCCGCAGATCACATCGATTTGTTTAAAAAATATCCCCCAAGACAAATCGAAGTCTCAGTATATGCAACTACTGCAGATATCCATAGAAAAGTCACGCGGAAAAATACCTTTGAATCAACAATGAAAGGGATTGATCGGCTTCTGTCTGCGGGGCTTCCGGTCACATTAAAGTCAACCATCATCAAAGCCAACCTGCCTGATTTTGACGGCATTGCGGACTTCTGCCGCTCTAAATCCAAACAGCCTTTCAGATTTGACCCTTTTTTACAGCTCAGGGCGGACAAGAATCCGGAAAGGAATGTGGAGATCCTTGCCCAGCGTCTTACACCGGCACAGATTGTCACCCTTGAAAAAAAAGACCCGGATAGGCGCAACGCCCTGGAACAGACCTGCCAAAATCTTTTGGACCAGCCCCGGATAAATCCAGATACCCTGTTCAGATGTCAGGCCGGTATCAACACATGCGCCATCAGTTGGGACGGTCGGTTTCAGCTTTGTCCCTCCCTTGTAAACCCGGACTGCTCGCTTGATTTGCGAACGAATACCTTGGCCTATGCCTGGAATCATTTTACCCCGGGCATTATTACGCTGTCATCAACCGGCAGCCAATATAAAGCCACTTGTGGGGCGTGCGATTTGCATGATATCTGTTCTTGGTGTCCGGCCCATGCCGATATAGAAACCAACCGCCTTGACGGACATATCCCGTATTTTTGTGATGTGGCCAAAGCACGACAGAAGACATAG
- a CDS encoding S24/S26 family peptidase has product MDILSPSGEEFYAMMTAFFKQTPGCSFKIQCSGVSMSPFIRHDSILTLVPLSPVQKPKIGDIVLAAMHQHKKMIVHRIIFKKSDRYLLKGDNLKSCDGWFAKNDILGRVAKIESNGKEIIASKWGGRLIAVASRIGLLNHFFLPVVRAIKRQICHV; this is encoded by the coding sequence ATGGACATCCTGAGTCCTTCAGGAGAAGAGTTTTATGCGATGATGACGGCCTTTTTCAAGCAAACTCCGGGGTGTAGTTTTAAAATTCAGTGTTCCGGAGTCAGCATGAGCCCCTTTATCAGGCACGACAGCATTCTCACTCTGGTCCCGTTATCCCCGGTTCAAAAACCAAAAATCGGGGATATTGTTCTGGCAGCCATGCATCAGCACAAAAAAATGATAGTCCATAGAATTATTTTCAAAAAAAGTGACCGATATTTGCTTAAAGGCGACAATCTTAAAAGCTGTGACGGCTGGTTCGCTAAAAATGATATCCTGGGGCGGGTGGCGAAAATAGAGTCAAACGGCAAAGAAATTATAGCTTCCAAATGGGGGGGGAGACTCATTGCCGTTGCCTCAAGGATTGGTTTGCTTAATCATTTCTTTTTGCCGGTTGTAAGGGCGATAAAAAGACAGATTTGCCATGTGTAA
- a CDS encoding PqqD family protein: MDLDTIYAPSEKIISRDILGEIVIVPIESGIADFSDAMFSFNETGALAWKCIEQKKTIRQICSAIAEEYDADTSRIETGIKTLISELLEKGIIVEWTS; this comes from the coding sequence ATGGATCTGGATACTATTTATGCCCCGTCAGAAAAAATAATTTCCCGTGATATCCTGGGTGAAATTGTCATTGTCCCTATTGAATCGGGCATAGCAGACTTTAGCGACGCCATGTTTTCCTTTAACGAGACCGGTGCACTTGCCTGGAAATGCATAGAACAAAAAAAAACAATAAGGCAGATTTGCTCAGCCATTGCCGAAGAATATGATGCTGACACCAGCCGGATCGAAACAGGCATAAAAACATTGATTTCCGAACTTCTTGAAAAGGGCATTATTGTGGAATGGACATCCTGA